A region from the Chelonoidis abingdonii isolate Lonesome George chromosome 10, CheloAbing_2.0, whole genome shotgun sequence genome encodes:
- the LOC116822452 gene encoding ubiquitin carboxyl-terminal hydrolase 40-like: MFGDLFEENFSFVSNNQCGKGKKSKSKDTEPPAPREFTKLSGIKNQGGTCYLNSLLQTLHFTPEFREALFSLGPEELGSLEDINKPDVKVLKSTLIILCCSNNSITVTTIICSTFALRSAGCIYNRPH, encoded by the exons ATGTTTGGAGACTTATTTGAAGAGAACTTTTCCTTTGTGTCAAATAATCAATgtggaaaagggaagaaatcaaagTCCAAAGATACCGAGCCTCCCGCTCCAAGGGAGTTCACCAAATTAAGTGGTATCAAAAATCAGGGTGGGACCTGCTACCTCAATTCCCTTCTCCAGACTTTGCATTTCACGCCAGAATTTAGAG AAGCACTGTTTTCCCTAGGCCCTGAAGAACTTGGTTCTCTGGAAGATATCAATAAACCAGATGTAAAGGTGTTAAAATCTACTCTTATTATCCTCTGCT GTTCGAATAATTCCATTACAGTTACAACGATTATTTGCTCAACTTTTGCTCTTAGATCAGCAGGCTGCATCTACAACAGACCTCACTGA